One window of the Anaerotignum faecicola genome contains the following:
- a CDS encoding sensor histidine kinase, giving the protein MKQLPHFNSIRKKVIFLDLIFVFPLFVLFCILMSYVFEDSNYKLNNSKLSLLEEKCSNIANRNTEIIKISVGMYL; this is encoded by the coding sequence ATGAAACAATTGCCGCATTTTAACAGTATTAGAAAAAAAGTCATTTTTTTAGATCTGATATTTGTTTTTCCATTGTTCGTACTGTTTTGTATTCTTATGAGTTATGTGTTTGAAGACAGCAATTATAAATTGAATAACAGTAAATTGAGTCTTCTGGAGGAGAAATGCAGTAATATTGCAAATCGAAATACAGAGATCATTAAAATTTCTGTTGGGATGTATTTG